A DNA window from Anas platyrhynchos isolate ZD024472 breed Pekin duck chromosome 33, IASCAAS_PekinDuck_T2T, whole genome shotgun sequence contains the following coding sequences:
- the LOC140000166 gene encoding maestro heat-like repeat-containing protein family member 7 yields MWEVILAMPRTLERVLSIMMEDLPLRYWYTAVTKDTCIRRLAMLAQNHISEEDFGNPVHLQSYLRHLIPMMRFLVLKGLCTVSESPEKAREIQILLPDIVEALQDTNTDVVLKALPVLRNVMAHVERWKDSGLALQLAEKLLPLFDHASSQVREHSICLFQAVVEAVLWQRKKEMKRTVHRSLLPLYIHMRDQSESVAKVQISELSSYVGKGVLMPQGCSGGSLAGSMSCLRWWLSRGLALATEPSG; encoded by the exons atgtgggaggtgatcctggccatgccgaggACCTTGGAGAGGGTTTTAAGCATCATGATGGAAGACTTGCCACTGCGCTACTGGTACACCGCAGTCaccaaagacacctgcatccgtcgcttggct atgctggcccagaatcacatttctgaggaggactttggtaacccagtgcacctccagagctacctgaggcacctaATACCAATGatgcgctttttggttctgaaagggctctgcaccgtgtcagagagccctgagaag gcaagggaaattcagatCCTGCTGCCAGACATtgtggaggccctgcaggacaccaacacagacgtggtgctgaaggccctgcctgtgctgagaaacgtgatggctcatgtggagaggtggaaggacagtggcctggctctgcagctggctgagaagctcctgccactctttgaccac gcgtccagccaggtgcgggagcactccatctgcctcttccaagccgtggtggaggctgtgctgtggcaaaggaagaaggaaatgaagaggacagttcacaggagccttctcccactctacattcacatgagagaccagagtgagagcgtagcaaaggtacagatctcagagctgagcagttatgtgggcaagggtgtgctgatgccacagggttgctctgggggatctctggccggcagcatgagctgcctccgatggtggctgtcccgtggccttgccttggccactgaacccagt ggatga